DNA from Sulfitobacter albidus:
AAGCGCTACGACTGGGGGTTGGAATCCGAGCCCGAGCCGCATCTGGGCGGGCGGCGTCTGGTGGTGCCGCGCGGCAAGGTGATCGGTGGATCGTCGTCGATCAACGGGATGGTCTACGTGCGCGGGCACGCGATGGATTTCGATCATTGGCGTGACAGCGGCGCGGACGGTTGGGGCTACGCCGATGTGTTACCCTACTACCGCCGGATGGAGACATGGCACGACGGCGGCCACGGTGGCGACAGCTACTGGCGCGGCACCGACGGGCCGCTGCACGTCAGCCGCGGGCCGCGTGAGAACCCGCTGTTCGAGGCCTTTGTCGCGGCGGGAAAGCAGGCGGGATATGAGGCCACGGACGACTATAACGGTCAAAAGCAGGAAGGCTTTGGCCCGATGGAGCAGACGGTTTGGAACGGGCGGCGCTGGTCGGCGGCCAATGCGTATCTGCGTCCCGCGCTCAAACGCGCGAATGTCGGGCTCACGCGCGCGTTGGCGCGGCGGGTGGTGATCGAAGAGGGGCGCGCCGTGGGCGTCGAGGTCAAGCGCGGTGGCCGGATCGAGGTGATCCGCGCGCGGCGCGAGGTGATCCTGGCGGCCTCGTCGATCAACTCGCCCAAGATCCTGATGCATTCGGGCATCGGCCCCGCCGCCCACCTGGCCGAGCACGGGATCGAGGTGCTGGCAGACCGGCCCGGTGTCGGGGGCAATCTGCAGGACCATCTGGAGGTCTACATGCAGATGGCCTCGAAACAGCCGATCACGCTCTACAAGCATTGGAACCTCGTGTCGAAGGCGCTGATCGGGGCGCAGTGGCTGTTTTTCAAGCGCGGCATGGGCGCGTCCAACCAGTTTGAGAGTGCGGCGTTCATCCGGTCGAAGGCCGGGATCGCCTACCCGGACATCCAGTACCATTTCCTGCCCATCGCCGTGCGCTATGATGGCAAGGTCGCCGCAGAGGGGCACGGGTTTCAGGCCCATGTGGGGCCGATGCGCAGCAAATCGCGCGGACGGGTTTCGTTGAAATCCAGCGACCCCGACGCGGCGCCGAAGATCGTGTTCAACTACATGTCGCACCCCGAGGACTGGGAGGAGTGGCGCCGCTGCGTGCGCCTGACGCGCGAGATCTTTGCGCAGGATGCTTTTGCGCCTTTTGTCAAACACGAGATCCAGCCGGGCGCGGATGTGCAGAGCGACGATGAGATCGACGGATTTGTGCGCGAACACGCCGAGAGCGCCTATCACCCTTGCGGCACCTGCAAGATGGGCCGCGCGGATGATCCTGACGCGGTCGTTGATCCACAGGGCCGGGTGATCGGGGTCGGGGGCCTGCGGGTTGCGGACAGCTCGATCTTTCCGCGCATCACCAACGGCAACCTCAACGCGCCGTCGATCATGGTGGGCGAGAAGATGGCCGATCACGTGTTGGGCCGCGACCCGATTGCGCCCTCGAACGACCAACCCTGGGTGCACCCCGATTGGGAAACCGCACAGCGTTAACGAAATATTAACTCTCCGGTGTATTCCGCTC
Protein-coding regions in this window:
- the betA gene encoding choline dehydrogenase, translating into MEADYVIVGAGSAGCAMAYRLGEAGESVLVIEHGGSDAGPFIQMPAALSYPMNMKRYDWGLESEPEPHLGGRRLVVPRGKVIGGSSSINGMVYVRGHAMDFDHWRDSGADGWGYADVLPYYRRMETWHDGGHGGDSYWRGTDGPLHVSRGPRENPLFEAFVAAGKQAGYEATDDYNGQKQEGFGPMEQTVWNGRRWSAANAYLRPALKRANVGLTRALARRVVIEEGRAVGVEVKRGGRIEVIRARREVILAASSINSPKILMHSGIGPAAHLAEHGIEVLADRPGVGGNLQDHLEVYMQMASKQPITLYKHWNLVSKALIGAQWLFFKRGMGASNQFESAAFIRSKAGIAYPDIQYHFLPIAVRYDGKVAAEGHGFQAHVGPMRSKSRGRVSLKSSDPDAAPKIVFNYMSHPEDWEEWRRCVRLTREIFAQDAFAPFVKHEIQPGADVQSDDEIDGFVREHAESAYHPCGTCKMGRADDPDAVVDPQGRVIGVGGLRVADSSIFPRITNGNLNAPSIMVGEKMADHVLGRDPIAPSNDQPWVHPDWETAQR